The DNA region CTCGCATCGCGAGTGGCTGACGAATCACCAACTCCCCTCAACGCCGCCAGCGGGTTACCGGTCGCGCCATCTCTGGCGCCGGCGCTGGCGACGGTCGAGGCGCCGCCCGAATACTCCCCTGTCGATCGACGAGTCGTCGTAATCTCGGGTATTGCCGTACTGGTCGGCGTCGGTGCCGCGCTCCTTGCCATCGTCCTGACGCGGCTGATCGGCCTCATCACGAACGTCGCCTATTACGGCCGCGTCTCGACCGCCTTCTCGCCGCCGAGCATCGTTAGGCTCGGCGCCTTGTCGATCCTCGTTCCGCTTGTCGGGGCGTTCATCGTCGGCATCATGGCGCGCTACGGCGCGGCGGCCATTCGCGGACATGGGATTCCAGAAGTCATGGAGCGCGTGCTGTACGCGCGCAGCCGCATCGCGCTGCGCATCATGTTCCTCAAGCCGCTCTCGGCGGCGATCGCGATCGGAACCGGCGGCCCTTTCGGCGCGGAGGGACCGATCATCGCGACCGGCGGCGCGTTAGGCTCGATCATTGGACAGTACATCCGCATGACGGCCGACGAGCGCAAAACGCTCCTTGCCGCCGGTGCGGCGGCTGGCATGGCGGCGACCTTCGGCAGCCCGGTCTCCGCCGTGCTGCTCGCGGTCGAGCTGCTGCTCTTCGAGTACCGGCCGCGGTCGGTCATTCCCGTTGCGCTGGCGTCTGCTGCCGCGAGTGGGGTGCGGGCCGCATTCGTTGGCTCCGCACCGGTGTTCTCGGTGCCCGGCCTCGCGCAGCCGAATCTCGAGGCGCTCCTCGCGTACACGGTCATCGGCGCGCTCGTCGGCGTCGCGTCGGTGGGGGTAACGCGATTCGTCTACTGGATCGAGGACCTGTACGAGGAGCTGCCGATCCATTGGATGTGGTGGCCGCTCGTCGGCGCGGTGTTCGTCGGCGTCATCGGCTATTTCGAGCCCCGAACGCTCGGCGTTGGGTACACGAACATCGACAACATTCTGTCGGGAGACATCGTCGGCCGCGCGCTCATCATACTCGTCATTCTGAAGTTCCTCTCGTGGGCGATTTATCTCGGCAGCGGTACGTCCGGAGGTACGCTCGCGCCGTTGTTCACGATCGGCGGAGGGATCGGAGCGGCGTTGGGCGCGTTAGGCGTAGCGATCAGCCCATCGATCGGGATCGACGCGAACGTTGCGTCTCTCGTCGGCATGGCGGCGATCTTCGCCGGCGCATCGCACGCGCTTCTCGCGTCGGTGGTCTTCGCGTTCGAGACCACGCGTCAGCCGTTAAGCCTCTTGCCGCTCCTCGCCGGTTGCAGTGCAGCATACCTCGTTTCGTTATTGATGATGCGCAGCTCGATCATGACGGAGAAGCTCGCGCGGCGTGGTGCGCGTATCCGCACCGAGTACGCCGCCGACTACTTGAGTCAGGTGCTCGTGCGGGATGGCTCGTCGCGCGACGTCATATCGCTTCGGTCGTCCGATCGACTCAGTCAGGTGCGCGAGTGGCTCGCGGCTGGTGGCGCTGGCGCCTCGCATCAAGGATTCCCCGTGATCGACGACAAGGGCGAGCTGTGTGGCGTGATCACTCGTCGCGACCTGCTGAGCAACGCGCACAACGACTCGGACACGATCGGCTCCCTCGTGACGCGTGGCGCCGTAGTGGTGTACGACGATAACACGCTCCGCGAGGCGGCCGATCACATGGTGCGCGCTGGCGTCGGCAGACTGCCAGTGGTTTCGCGCGAGGCGCCGCGTATCGTCGTCGGCATCGTCTCCAGAAGCGACCTTCTGTCTGCTCACGAAGACCGGCTCGATGCCGCGCATGTTACTGAAGAAAGCCTTCCCCTCTCCGCACCCTGGTCGCGAGACGGGAAGCCGAAGACGCGCCGCAAGAAGCGCACACCACAGGGTGGCGACTAACCGGGTGTCACTCTCGTTATGCTCGAGATCCTGAATCTCGAGAGCCTCGAGGCGCGCGCCCGCGAGTGCCTCGATCCGATGCTGTTCGACTACATCGCCGGCGGCTCTGGCGACGAATGGACGCTGCGTGAAAACCGTGACGCCTGGTCGCGGCTCCAACTCCTCCCGCGCATGCTGCGGGGCGTCGGCCAACGCGATCAGCGCACGACCGTGCTCGGCACGACGGTATCGTTCCCGGTGCTGGTGCCACCGATGGGCTTTCACGGCTTGTGTCACACGGACGCCGAGCTCGCGACAGCGCGCGCCACGGCCGCCGCCGGCACAATCTTCGTCGCGAGCACCGTGTCCAATCGAAGCCTCGAGGCGATCGCGCAGGCGGGCGGCGGTCCGCGCTGGTTCCAGCTCTACGTCTATCGTGACAAGGTGATCACGCGCGGACTCGTCGAGCGCGCGGCGGCCGCGGGCTACTCCGCCCTCTGCCTAACTGTCGACACGCCCCTCGCCGGACAGCGCGAGCGCGACCGCCGCAATCGCCTGCGCATGCCCGCTCACCTTGGGCTCGAGAACTTTCCCGCGGCGCACGCTGAGCGCAACAAGACGGGCGGCGAAGGCGAGTCGGCACTTGCGCGCTACATCGCGGATATGTGGGACGCAAACCTGACGTGGAAGGACGTCGATTGGCTGCGTTCGATCTCTCCATTGCCCGTGATCATCAAAGGGATTCTCGCCGCGAAGGACGCGTCGCTCGCCGTGGAGCACGGCGCCGCTGCCGTCATCGTGTCGAATCACGGCGGCCGCCAGCTCGACGGTGTACCGGCGCCCATTACGGTGCTTCCGGACATCGTCGATGCGGTCGCGGGGCGGATCGAGATATTGCTGGACGGCGGCGTGCGGCGCGGAACCGATGTGCTCAAGGCGATCGCACTGGGCGCGCGGGCGGTGCTCGTCGGACGTCCGGTGCTCTGGGGACTCACGCTCGACGGCGAGGCCGGCGTTCTCGCGGTGCTGGAGCATCTGCGGGGCGAGATCGATCTCGCGATGGCGCTTGCAGGCTGTCGGACGCTCGACGACATCGAGGCTGCACTCGTCGTTTCCGAGTGAACAGCGCCTGACCGCGAACACGATCTCTCGGAGCGGCACATGGCGAACCGGCATTCGAACAAACATCGAAGCAACGTGGTCGACGTCGTCGACGGACTACGACGTATCGTCCATGCGCTGCATCACTCGCATCGTCTCGCGGAACAGCGATGGGAGCTGAGCGCGGCACAGCTCCTCGTGCTCCAGCGCCTCGCCGAGGCACCCACGCTCTCGGTGAACGAGCTCGCCGATCGCACGTTCACGCATCAGAGCACCGTGTCGGTCGTCGTCGCGCGGCTCGTGGACCGTGGCCTCGTTAGGCGCAGCCGCGCCGACGACGACGCCCGGCGCGCCGAGCTCGCGCTCACATCCTCCGGTCGCGCGCTCTTGCGGCGCGCCATGTCCTCCGCCCAGGCGCAGCTCTTCGACGCGCTCGACGCCATGCCGCCCGAGCGCCTGCGCCTGATCGCCGACGGCGTCCAGGGCGTTGTCGACGCGCTCGGCGTGGCGACCGAGCCGGCGGGAATGTTCTTCGAGGACGACGTCGCCGAGGACGCAGGCAACGGGTCGGTCGCAGCCAAGCGACGTCACGCGCGCTGAGCCTAAGGAAAAATTCGTCGCGGAATTGCGAGACGGAGGTCGCTGAAACCGCTGACACTGCGCTGAAATCGCTGACCGGTTCCGTGTGCGGAGGCAGCTCCGCGCAGTAAGTGTCAGCTTGAGAAGGCGACGAAGGATCTACCGTGCTCGCTCAGTAGCTTGCTTCTAACACGAGTCAGTAGATCCTTCGCTGCGCTCAGGATGACAAGTCTGCTGAGGAGCGACTCAGTGGTCTCAGCGCAGTGTCAGCGGTTTCAGCGAACACTCGTACGGGCTCAGTCTCCAGGATTCTCGACCGGGACCGGATGGTGTGCGACAACACGACGCCCGAACTTCGAGAACACCCATACGCGCCACTCGTCGAGGATCTCGTAAATCGTCGGAATCACGACGAGCGTCAGGACCGTGGACGTGATGACGCCGCCGATGACCGCGCGGCCGAGCGGCGCGCGGAAGTCGGCGCCCTCGCCGAGCCCCAGCGCGACGGGAACCATGCCCGCGATGAGCGCGAGCGTCGTCATCAGAATCGGCCGCAGCCGGATGCGCCCCGCCTCGATCAGCGCTTCGCGTCGGTCAACGCCGCGATCCTTGTATGCCCACTTCGCGAAGTCGATGAGCAAAATTGCATTCTTCGCGACGATACCCATCAGGAGAATCACACCGATGAGGCTCATCAGATTCAGCGTGTCTCTCGTGATGATGAGCGCCAACACGACGCCGATCAGCGAGAGCGGCAGCGAGATCAGAATCGCCAGCGGATCGAGGAAAGACCCGAACTGAATGACGAGAATCAGGTACATGAGCATCACCGCGACGCCCAGCGCCGCGAAGATACTGCCGAACACCTGACTCTGGCTCTCGGCCTGACCGCCAGCCGAAACGCGATAACCAGCGGGCAGCTGCAGCCGACCGACCTTCTTCATCACCTCCGACGAGACGTTTCCGAAGGACGCGCCCTCGACGTTCGCCCCGATCGTGATCACACGCTGTCGCTGATAATGATCGATCTGCGCCGGGCCGAAGCTCGGCGTGATCGTCGCCACCTGGCCGAGCGGCACGACCGGTGGACTGGCCGACGCGGCGTTCGCGCCGGCTGCGGCAGCCGTGGCGGCCGTTGGCGTCACGACAACCGGCAACCGGCCAAGATCGTCAGCGTTCTCGCGCGATTCGGGCATCAGGCGCACGTGCACGTACCGGGAGATCCCCTGTGGATCGATCCACGTGCCCGCATCCACACCGGCGAACGCGAAGCGTAGCGACTGCGCGAGCTGGCTCAGGTTCACGCCTAACGTGCCGGCGAGCCCGCGATTGACGCGCACGTTCAGCTCCGGCTTCTGGCCACGCGTCGACAACCCAACGTCGACCGCGCCCTTGGTGTTGCGAACGATCGTTCCGATCTGGTCGGCCAGTTGCTCGAGCGTGGTCGGATCGGGGCCCTGCAGCTGAAGTTGCAGCTGTTTCTGCGCGCCCCCGAAGCCCGAGGCGAACGTGTACGCGGTCGCGCCGCCTAACAAGCGAAGGCGATTCCGCATCACCTGCCCCAGCGCATCCTGACTCAACGAGCGATCGCTTTTGGGCCTGAGACGAACATAAACGCTCGCGTTGTCGACTTGGCCGGAGCCGCTGCTGCTGCCCACGGTCGTATAGGTGTAGAGCACCTCCGAGCGCGCGCGAAACATGCGCGCGACCTCCTCAGCCTTGAGCGCCGTGTAATCGAGGCTGGAGCCCGGCGGGGTCTCGATCGCGATGTTCAGCTCACTCTGATCGCTCACCGGCACGAATGCGAAGCCACCGGCGACGACTTGCAGTGCAATGGCCAGAACGAACGATACGACCGCCAGCACCACCATCGTCCAACGGTGATCCAACGACCACGCAATGAGGCTCTTGTAGCGATCGGCCTGGTGATCGAACCACACGTTGAACCGGGCGAGCGTGCGCGCAATTGGGTTGCGCCGTTCGTGTGCCTCCAGCTGCGGATCGGGCCAATAGGCTGAAAGCATCGGGTCGAGCGAAAAGGACACAAAAAGCGAAACCAAAACCGCGCACGCGATCGTGAGCGCAAAGGGCTTGAACCACTGGCCGGCGATGCCCGGCATGAAGCCAACTGGTGCGAACACGGCGACGATCGAGAATGTCGTTGCCGCCACGGCAAGGCCGATCTCGTCGGTTCCCTCGTGAGCGGCGGTCATGTGATCGCTTCCCATCTCGACGTGCCTAACGATGTTCTCGCGGACGACGATCGCGTCGTCGATCAGGATGCCGATCGCCAGCGACAGGCCGAGCAGCGACATCGTGTTGAGCGTGAAGCCGAAGAGCAGCAGCGGCACGAACGAGGTCAGCACCGAGACCGGCAGTGCCAATCCCGTGATCACCGTCGAGCGCCAGGAGTTGAGGAAAAGGAACACGACGAGGACGGTCAGGAGCGCACCCTCGACCAACGCCTCCTCGACGTTCCGCACCGAGTGGCGCACCCGGTCGCCCGCGTCACGCACGATCTCGAGCCGCGTGCCGGCCGGCAGTGTCTTCTGGATCTGGTCGATGCGTGCCCTCACCAGATCCGCGACGGCGGTCGTGCTGTTCTCGCGCGACTTCACGATGTCGAGACCGATCGCCTGACGACCGTTGAACAGCGCCGCCGACGTCGGTTGCGCCGCGCCCGCTTCGACATTCGCAACCTGGCCAAGCGTGATGAGGTTGCCGCCGCGTTGCGCCACGACGAGCTGGTTGAACTCCTCCGGATGGTCGAATCGGCCCTCGAGCCGAATCGAACGTTGCTCGAGCGCCGTGTTCACTTGCCCGACCGGCGCGGCGAGATTCTGCGCGCGCACGGCGTTCACGACCTGATCGATGCCGACGCCGAAGGCAGCGAGATCCGTTGGCCGCACATTGACGTTGAGCTGCGCACTGTCGCCGCCGACGACGTTCACCTGCGCCACACCGGCGATCGCCCGGAGGTCGCCCGCGATGCCGGGATCGGCAAGCGCGGTGAGCTGCGGAGGGGATAGCACTGACGAAGTCAGTGCGAGCGAAACAATAGGTAGCTGATTCGGATCGAACCGTTGGATGATCGGTTCGAGAATTTCCGCCGGCAGCTGCGATCGCACCGCGGAGATAGCATCACGAATGTCCTGGGTCGCTTCGTCGACCGGTTTACTATATACGAATTGCACGATGATCTGCGCGAATCCGTCCGTCGATGTCGAGTTGATCTTATCGATGCCGCTGATTCCGGAGATCTTATCCTCGAGGCGCGTGACCACTTCGCGCTCGACGACATCGGGCGAAGCGCCCGGGTACGCGATCGCGACGAACACGATCGGTGCATCGATGTCGGGAAACTCGTCCGTGTCCAAACGTGCTAATGATGCCAAACCAAACACGACGAGCGCGATCATCACCACCACGGTGATGATCGGTCGCTTGATTGCAAAGTCTGATATGAACATGATGTCGCGTTACGGGTTTCGTCGTCGGTTCGTCAGTTTGCAGGTAATACGTCCTACCTTAACTCCCGTTACGCGTCGCCCCCTTCCCTCCCGCGACGCTGACAATGGGCCGTGCCCCACGGTTGGGACGGCACATCGTGTTCCTCCCCACCACCAACGAGAAATCAACATGAAATACGGCAGACTCGGTATGATCGCACTGGCCGCGCTGACCTTTGGCGCAATGCCGGCGCAAGCGCAGTTCCCTCACATGGGCGTCTCGGCAGGCGTCAGCTTCCCCAAGGGCGATTACGGCAACGCCGCCGACATGGGCTATAACGGTGGCCTCCTCCTTGGCTTCAGCGCGCCGATGATCCCGGTGGGCTTCCGCCTCGATGGGTCGATCACCCACTTCCCCGGGAAGGATTACAACGCGGGCGGCACCACGATCAACGCGTCGAGCAACATCTGGATGACGACCGCGAACGTGACGTTCGACCTGCCAGTTCCCTCGCCGATCAAGCCCTACGCGATCGCCGGTCTCGGCTACTACGGCGCGATCACGACCGTGAATGGCGTCCCCGGCAGCTCGAGCACGACGAAGCTCGGCTATAACGCCGGTGTCGGCGTCAACCTGCTTGGGCACTTCTTCGCCGAAGCGCGCTATCACCACATGAACACCGATGGCACGGCGACGACCTTCGTCCCGCTGACGTTCGGAATCATGTTCTAAGCTGACTGTCATCCTGAGCGAAGCGAAGGATCTGCTTTCCAAATTGTGAAAGCAGATCCTTCGTCGCTTCGCTCCTCAAGGATGACAATCCTCATTCCATCACCGAGTGGTCCGCGCCCGCTCCCTTGGTCTGCCGGATCAGGAGCAGCAGCGGTATCAGCGCCAGAATCAATAGCGCGCTCAGCATATAGATGCGTGAATAGGCAATCACGCTTGCCTGCGCCATCACCTGCGCATCGAGCAACGTCAGCGCTTCGCGACGCGCTGCCCACATATCCGCGCCGCGCGCCATCATCCCCTGCGTCAACGCGTACAAGCGACCGAGGCTCACCGGGTCGGTTCTCGTGATGTGCTCGGCCAGCGTCGCGTGCACTTGCGTCGTGTAGCGCGCGAGCAGCGTCGCGATCACAGCGATTCCAAAAGAGCCACCCAGCTGACGAAAGAAATTGTACAAGCCAGTTCCCTGCGGCAGCTCTTGGGGAGAGAGCTCCGCCAGCGTGATGGTCGTCAACGGAACGAACATGAGTCCGAGGCCGACGCCGCGTAGAATGAGCGGCCAGAAGAAGTCGCCGCCGCCGCTGAGCCCCGTCACGCGCGAGAGCTGCCAGGCAGCCGTCGCGAAAATCAGCGCGCCCGCCGTGATGAGCAAGCGTGGATCGAAGCGGTTCGACAATCGGCCAACCACGAACATCGAGAGCGCCGTCGCGATGGCGCCCGGCAGCATCACGATCCCCGTCTGTTCTGCCGTCATATGCAGGTTGCTCTGCAGGAAGACGGGCAGCGTGAACGACATCGCGTACAGTCCCAAGCCCATGACGACGCCGAGCAGTGTGCCGACCGACATCTGTCGGTGGCGAAGCACGCGAAAGTCGATCACCGGATGCTCCGTCGTCAGCTCGCGCCAGAGGAGCACCCCGAGGCCGACGACGCCAGTCACGGTGAGTCCGAGAATGAACGAGGAATCGAACCAATCGTCGCGCTGTCCGTGCTCCAACACGTACTGGATCGCGCCAACGCTCACGGCCAGCAACGCGATGCCGATGTAATCGATCGTCGGTGGCTTCTGTTGATGGATCGAGTCGTGGACGTACGTTGCGATCATCACGCCGGCGAGAATGCCGACCGGCAGATTGATGTAGAAGATCCAGGGCCAGCCGTAGTTGTCGGTGATCCAGCCGCCGAGCGTCGGACCGATCGTCGGCCCGACCATGACGCCGAGGCCGAAGAGCGCCATCGCCATTCCGGCTTCTTCGCGCGGGAACGCCTCGAACAGCACGGCCTGCGACACCGTCATGAGCGCGCCGCCACCCACACCCTGTACGATGCGCCAGAAGATCAACGTCCCCAACGAGTGCGACGCTCCGCAGAAAAAGCTCGCCAGGGTAAAGAGCACGATCGATCCCACGAAGTACCGTTTGCGGCCGAACATCGACCCCAGCCAACCGGTGAGCGGAATGACGATCACGCTGGCGAGGATGTACCCGGTGGACACCCAGGCGATCTCGTCGAGACTCGCGCCGAGATTGCCCATCATGTCGGGCAGGGCGACGTTGACGATCGAGCTGTCGATGACCTGCATCAACGCCGCGAGAACGACAGCGAACGCGATGAGATATTTGTGCGGCGCGCCGCGATCGGGTGCTGCTGCAGGAACAACGCGGAGTGCAGGAACTTCAACCGTCGCGTGAGC from Gemmatimonadaceae bacterium includes:
- a CDS encoding chloride channel protein; amino-acid sequence: MADESPTPLNAASGLPVAPSLAPALATVEAPPEYSPVDRRVVVISGIAVLVGVGAALLAIVLTRLIGLITNVAYYGRVSTAFSPPSIVRLGALSILVPLVGAFIVGIMARYGAAAIRGHGIPEVMERVLYARSRIALRIMFLKPLSAAIAIGTGGPFGAEGPIIATGGALGSIIGQYIRMTADERKTLLAAGAAAGMAATFGSPVSAVLLAVELLLFEYRPRSVIPVALASAAASGVRAAFVGSAPVFSVPGLAQPNLEALLAYTVIGALVGVASVGVTRFVYWIEDLYEELPIHWMWWPLVGAVFVGVIGYFEPRTLGVGYTNIDNILSGDIVGRALIILVILKFLSWAIYLGSGTSGGTLAPLFTIGGGIGAALGALGVAISPSIGIDANVASLVGMAAIFAGASHALLASVVFAFETTRQPLSLLPLLAGCSAAYLVSLLMMRSSIMTEKLARRGARIRTEYAADYLSQVLVRDGSSRDVISLRSSDRLSQVREWLAAGGAGASHQGFPVIDDKGELCGVITRRDLLSNAHNDSDTIGSLVTRGAVVVYDDNTLREAADHMVRAGVGRLPVVSREAPRIVVGIVSRSDLLSAHEDRLDAAHVTEESLPLSAPWSRDGKPKTRRKKRTPQGGD
- a CDS encoding MarR family transcriptional regulator, which translates into the protein MANRHSNKHRSNVVDVVDGLRRIVHALHHSHRLAEQRWELSAAQLLVLQRLAEAPTLSVNELADRTFTHQSTVSVVVARLVDRGLVRRSRADDDARRAELALTSSGRALLRRAMSSAQAQLFDALDAMPPERLRLIADGVQGVVDALGVATEPAGMFFEDDVAEDAGNGSVAAKRRHAR
- a CDS encoding porin family protein; this encodes MKYGRLGMIALAALTFGAMPAQAQFPHMGVSAGVSFPKGDYGNAADMGYNGGLLLGFSAPMIPVGFRLDGSITHFPGKDYNAGGTTINASSNIWMTTANVTFDLPVPSPIKPYAIAGLGYYGAITTVNGVPGSSSTTKLGYNAGVGVNLLGHFFAEARYHHMNTDGTATTFVPLTFGIMF
- a CDS encoding efflux RND transporter permease subunit, producing MFISDFAIKRPIITVVVMIALVVFGLASLARLDTDEFPDIDAPIVFVAIAYPGASPDVVEREVVTRLEDKISGISGIDKINSTSTDGFAQIIVQFVYSKPVDEATQDIRDAISAVRSQLPAEILEPIIQRFDPNQLPIVSLALTSSVLSPPQLTALADPGIAGDLRAIAGVAQVNVVGGDSAQLNVNVRPTDLAAFGVGIDQVVNAVRAQNLAAPVGQVNTALEQRSIRLEGRFDHPEEFNQLVVAQRGGNLITLGQVANVEAGAAQPTSAALFNGRQAIGLDIVKSRENSTTAVADLVRARIDQIQKTLPAGTRLEIVRDAGDRVRHSVRNVEEALVEGALLTVLVVFLFLNSWRSTVITGLALPVSVLTSFVPLLLFGFTLNTMSLLGLSLAIGILIDDAIVVRENIVRHVEMGSDHMTAAHEGTDEIGLAVAATTFSIVAVFAPVGFMPGIAGQWFKPFALTIACAVLVSLFVSFSLDPMLSAYWPDPQLEAHERRNPIARTLARFNVWFDHQADRYKSLIAWSLDHRWTMVVLAVVSFVLAIALQVVAGGFAFVPVSDQSELNIAIETPPGSSLDYTALKAEEVARMFRARSEVLYTYTTVGSSSGSGQVDNASVYVRLRPKSDRSLSQDALGQVMRNRLRLLGGATAYTFASGFGGAQKQLQLQLQGPDPTTLEQLADQIGTIVRNTKGAVDVGLSTRGQKPELNVRVNRGLAGTLGVNLSQLAQSLRFAFAGVDAGTWIDPQGISRYVHVRLMPESRENADDLGRLPVVVTPTAATAAAAGANAASASPPVVPLGQVATITPSFGPAQIDHYQRQRVITIGANVEGASFGNVSSEVMKKVGRLQLPAGYRVSAGGQAESQSQVFGSIFAALGVAVMLMYLILVIQFGSFLDPLAILISLPLSLIGVVLALIITRDTLNLMSLIGVILLMGIVAKNAILLIDFAKWAYKDRGVDRREALIEAGRIRLRPILMTTLALIAGMVPVALGLGEGADFRAPLGRAVIGGVITSTVLTLVVIPTIYEILDEWRVWVFSKFGRRVVAHHPVPVENPGD
- a CDS encoding DHA2 family efflux MFS transporter permease subunit; amino-acid sequence: MADPVRETVAHATVEVPALRVVPAAAPDRGAPHKYLIAFAVVLAALMQVIDSSIVNVALPDMMGNLGASLDEIAWVSTGYILASVIVIPLTGWLGSMFGRKRYFVGSIVLFTLASFFCGASHSLGTLIFWRIVQGVGGGALMTVSQAVLFEAFPREEAGMAMALFGLGVMVGPTIGPTLGGWITDNYGWPWIFYINLPVGILAGVMIATYVHDSIHQQKPPTIDYIGIALLAVSVGAIQYVLEHGQRDDWFDSSFILGLTVTGVVGLGVLLWRELTTEHPVIDFRVLRHRQMSVGTLLGVVMGLGLYAMSFTLPVFLQSNLHMTAEQTGIVMLPGAIATALSMFVVGRLSNRFDPRLLITAGALIFATAAWQLSRVTGLSGGGDFFWPLILRGVGLGLMFVPLTTITLAELSPQELPQGTGLYNFFRQLGGSFGIAVIATLLARYTTQVHATLAEHITRTDPVSLGRLYALTQGMMARGADMWAARREALTLLDAQVMAQASVIAYSRIYMLSALLILALIPLLLLIRQTKGAGADHSVME
- a CDS encoding alpha-hydroxy acid oxidase, producing MLEILNLESLEARARECLDPMLFDYIAGGSGDEWTLRENRDAWSRLQLLPRMLRGVGQRDQRTTVLGTTVSFPVLVPPMGFHGLCHTDAELATARATAAAGTIFVASTVSNRSLEAIAQAGGGPRWFQLYVYRDKVITRGLVERAAAAGYSALCLTVDTPLAGQRERDRRNRLRMPAHLGLENFPAAHAERNKTGGEGESALARYIADMWDANLTWKDVDWLRSISPLPVIIKGILAAKDASLAVEHGAAAVIVSNHGGRQLDGVPAPITVLPDIVDAVAGRIEILLDGGVRRGTDVLKAIALGARAVLVGRPVLWGLTLDGEAGVLAVLEHLRGEIDLAMALAGCRTLDDIEAALVVSE